In Psychrobacter immobilis, a single genomic region encodes these proteins:
- a CDS encoding YeaC family protein: protein MDKQTILASLTPEVVDKFRMAIELGKWPDGRKLTAEQRETCMQAVMVWEHEHLPPAERTGYIHKPVKDDGSIVGAECDVEHEHHYPNMPNPKGAVQPVKFRDK, encoded by the coding sequence ATGGATAAGCAAACGATATTAGCAAGTTTAACGCCAGAAGTGGTGGATAAATTCCGCATGGCGATTGAGTTGGGTAAGTGGCCTGATGGTCGCAAGCTGACCGCTGAGCAGCGCGAGACCTGTATGCAAGCGGTGATGGTGTGGGAGCACGAGCATCTACCACCTGCTGAGCGCACAGGCTATATTCATAAGCCAGTCAAAGACGATGGTTCTATCGTCGGGGCAGAATGTGATGTCGAGCATGAGCATCATTATCCAAACATGCCTAATCCGAAAGGCGCAGTCCAACCCGTCAAGTTTCGTGATAAATAG
- a CDS encoding heavy metal translocating P-type ATPase — protein MSNVPSSMASTTSQHYEDNSIIEGLVLPLAGHCFHCGDPVPQPPFHAKILGKPREMCCMGCQLASQSIVEAGLEQYYLDRSEINRTASLPTQLTRLEAYDHDEIKSQFVYAQDGLSVAELSVNNLRCAACTWLIESRLDELEGISKCQVNLTNQRMRVIWNEDKLPISRILATINEIGYEAKPYRQDTHEAMLARHNNQMLIRLGIAALGSMQAMMYAVAIYFGEYSDMLIFQRDFLRWVSLFVSTPVFFYAGVPFFTSAWSAIRARQVNMDVPVSIALIVTFFASLYATITGQGETYYDSVSMFIFFLLAGRYIEHNARLKAATMANDLVVVEPVLVQKIAEDKEAAELILQQLKKNELKKTAINEDVSNQVSNLDTNEASTSANPTPNFMQSMDANVHQLTSKIAQDWQRTRTQKSAISTTADEAKEKQMVTAHSLQVGDIILVEAGSEIISDGILLSQTATVSQSLLTGEGDLIIKSQGDYIVGGAQNDSQPFEMLVTALPADSQIGLIDRLMNRAMSEKPKLAQQADKLARWFVARILVLSVLVFIGWYIVDPSQAIWATVAVLVATCPCALSLATPIALTVATNRLASYGFLTTRGHTLQTLAEITHVAFDKTGTLTYGKPNLLNIELLKDNDIATATDEQKDTVLAIAAALEVGSRHPIAHALLTAAYQLHLPSTQALQHYPAGGVEAMIDGVLYRIGHVDFALNDADNDMVIDLVSQRASSAVVLSCQQNDSVTWQALACFYFNDKVRDSAKAMLDTLKELGIETVMLTGDPSPQALVLAESLGMHSAYNGLSPTDKVTHIQKLQAEGGVVLMVGDGINDAPVLAAADVSTSIAGAADLAQVSSDSIILNGQIDAITAAKRISDKTERIIKQNFRWALIYNGSVLIPAALGYVPPWLAAIGMSLSSLFVVLNALRLKRA, from the coding sequence ATGTCCAATGTCCCATCATCAATGGCATCGACCACCAGCCAGCATTATGAAGATAACTCTATCATCGAAGGTTTAGTACTGCCACTCGCAGGTCACTGTTTCCACTGCGGTGATCCTGTACCGCAGCCGCCGTTCCATGCCAAGATATTGGGTAAGCCGCGTGAGATGTGCTGTATGGGCTGTCAGTTAGCCTCTCAAAGCATCGTAGAGGCAGGGCTTGAGCAGTATTACTTGGACCGCTCAGAGATTAATCGTACGGCAAGTCTACCGACGCAGTTGACTCGCCTTGAGGCGTATGACCATGACGAGATCAAATCACAATTCGTCTATGCTCAAGACGGACTGTCGGTTGCAGAGCTGTCCGTCAATAACCTACGCTGCGCGGCATGTACTTGGCTAATTGAGTCGCGTCTCGATGAGTTAGAGGGTATCAGTAAATGTCAGGTGAATTTGACCAATCAGCGTATGCGTGTGATTTGGAACGAGGATAAGCTGCCGATCAGCCGTATTCTTGCCACCATTAATGAAATCGGCTATGAAGCCAAGCCTTATCGTCAAGATACGCATGAGGCGATGCTGGCGCGTCATAACAACCAAATGCTGATACGTCTTGGCATTGCCGCGTTGGGCTCGATGCAAGCGATGATGTATGCCGTTGCCATCTATTTTGGTGAATACAGCGATATGCTAATATTTCAGCGTGATTTTTTGCGCTGGGTGTCTTTATTTGTCAGTACGCCCGTTTTCTTCTATGCGGGTGTCCCGTTCTTTACCTCAGCGTGGTCGGCAATTCGTGCCCGTCAAGTCAATATGGACGTGCCCGTCAGCATCGCGCTGATTGTGACTTTTTTCGCGAGCCTATATGCCACCATCACTGGTCAAGGGGAAACCTATTACGATTCGGTCAGTATGTTTATTTTCTTTTTACTGGCAGGGCGTTACATTGAGCATAATGCCCGCCTAAAAGCCGCCACCATGGCCAATGACTTGGTTGTGGTTGAGCCAGTACTGGTACAAAAAATTGCGGAAGATAAAGAAGCCGCCGAGCTTATATTACAGCAGTTAAAGAAAAATGAGCTCAAGAAAACAGCTATAAATGAAGACGTGAGCAATCAAGTCAGTAATTTGGATACAAATGAGGCGAGCACATCAGCTAATCCAACGCCTAATTTTATGCAAAGCATGGATGCCAATGTTCATCAGCTCACATCAAAAATTGCACAAGACTGGCAACGCACGCGTACTCAAAAATCAGCCATATCAACAACAGCAGATGAGGCAAAAGAAAAACAAATGGTCACCGCCCATAGTTTGCAAGTGGGTGATATCATTTTAGTTGAGGCTGGCTCTGAAATCATCAGCGATGGTATTTTGCTGAGCCAGACTGCTACCGTGTCGCAAAGCCTATTGACGGGTGAGGGCGACTTGATTATCAAGAGCCAAGGTGACTATATCGTCGGCGGTGCACAAAACGATAGCCAACCGTTTGAGATGCTGGTCACAGCATTGCCAGCAGACAGCCAAATTGGCTTAATTGATCGGCTGATGAACCGTGCCATGAGTGAAAAGCCCAAACTGGCACAGCAAGCAGACAAGCTGGCACGATGGTTTGTGGCGCGTATTTTGGTATTGTCTGTCTTGGTATTCATTGGTTGGTATATCGTTGACCCAAGTCAAGCGATTTGGGCTACGGTCGCGGTATTGGTCGCGACTTGCCCTTGTGCGCTGTCTTTAGCGACACCGATTGCGCTGACGGTCGCGACCAATCGACTGGCAAGCTATGGCTTTTTGACGACGCGTGGACATACGCTACAAACTTTAGCGGAAATCACTCATGTCGCCTTTGATAAAACAGGCACTTTAACTTATGGTAAGCCGAATTTATTAAATATTGAGCTGCTTAAAGATAATGATATTGCAACGGCTACAGATGAGCAAAAAGATACGGTATTAGCCATCGCTGCGGCTCTAGAAGTAGGGAGCCGTCATCCTATTGCACACGCGCTGCTTACCGCTGCCTATCAGTTGCATTTGCCATCGACGCAGGCCTTACAGCATTATCCAGCAGGCGGTGTCGAGGCAATGATTGATGGCGTATTATATCGAATTGGTCATGTGGATTTTGCGTTAAACGATGCTGATAATGATATGGTCATTGATTTAGTATCACAGCGCGCCAGCTCAGCAGTGGTTTTATCTTGTCAACAAAATGACTCGGTCACTTGGCAAGCGCTGGCATGCTTCTATTTCAATGATAAGGTGCGTGATAGTGCCAAAGCCATGCTCGATACGCTTAAAGAGTTGGGTATTGAGACAGTTATGTTGACTGGTGACCCAAGCCCGCAAGCGCTGGTATTGGCTGAAAGCTTAGGGATGCATTCTGCTTACAATGGTCTATCGCCAACAGACAAGGTTACTCACATTCAAAAACTACAGGCGGAAGGTGGCGTAGTGTTGATGGTGGGAGACGGTATTAATGATGCGCCAGTGCTAGCCGCAGCAGATGTCTCGACTTCTATTGCGGGGGCGGCAGATTTGGCACAAGTATCGAGTGACAGTATTATCTTAAATGGTCAAATCGACGCTATTACTGCGGCTAAGCGTATCTCTGATAAAACGGAACGTATTATCAAACAAAACTTCCGCTGGGCACTGATTTATAATGGCAGTGTGCTAATACCAGCAGCGTTAGGCTATGTGCCACCTTGGCTGGCTGCTATTGGTATGTCATTAAGTTCATTGTTTGTGGTCTTAAATGCGCTGCGCTTAAAGCGTGCTTAA
- a CDS encoding Bax inhibitor-1/YccA family protein, with translation MANPIVSRAELAIGGKPMTVKGVIQKTSLLLGLSAITGVGFFFYALMAGLSQGFITMAAFGSMFAAFGLALFITFKPHKAKTFAVPYALLEGIFLGGISLFFMRMYPSVPVTAMCATFVTAAVMLGLYRSGLVKVTEKFRSIVTSALIAIMLVYVAQWVLSLAFGSSLPFLFEGGAIAIGFSLFVIIIASFTLLLDFDNIDRGVAMGVSEDYEWLFSIGILATLVWMYIEFMRLLSYLQD, from the coding sequence ATGGCCAATCCTATTGTCAGTCGCGCAGAACTTGCGATCGGCGGTAAGCCAATGACGGTCAAGGGCGTGATTCAAAAGACCAGTCTATTACTTGGATTATCTGCGATCACTGGTGTGGGCTTTTTCTTTTATGCCCTTATGGCAGGTTTGTCGCAAGGCTTTATCACGATGGCTGCCTTCGGCAGTATGTTTGCTGCTTTTGGTCTCGCGCTTTTTATCACTTTTAAACCTCATAAGGCCAAAACCTTTGCGGTGCCTTATGCACTGTTAGAAGGCATATTTTTAGGCGGCATCTCGCTGTTCTTTATGCGGATGTATCCGAGTGTACCAGTGACCGCTATGTGTGCCACTTTTGTGACGGCAGCCGTTATGCTAGGGCTATATCGCTCAGGTCTGGTCAAGGTGACTGAAAAGTTCCGCTCAATTGTGACTTCAGCATTGATTGCAATTATGCTGGTTTATGTGGCGCAATGGGTACTTTCTTTAGCGTTTGGTTCAAGCTTACCGTTCTTATTTGAAGGTGGTGCTATCGCTATCGGCTTTAGCTTATTTGTGATTATCATCGCTTCTTTCACGCTGTTATTAGACTTCGATAATATCGATCGCGGTGTGGCAATGGGTGTCTCTGAAGACTACGAATGGTTATTCAGTATTGGTATTCTTGCCACGCTCGTATGGATGTACATTGAATTTATGCGTTTGCTAAGCTACTTGCAAGACTAA
- a CDS encoding aspartate kinase — MALIVQKYGGTSMGSIDRIKNVAKRVKRWHDNGHQIVVVVSAMSGETNRLIDLARQISTQPDPREYDQMVSTGEQVSISLLAMAIKELGVGARSFTGRQVAIKTDNAHNKARIESIDDKNIREQLDAGNVVIVAGFQGIDDEGNATTLGRGGSDTTGVAIAAALGADECQIYTDVDGVYTTDPRVTSKAKKLEKITFEEMLEMASLGSKILQIRSVEFAGKYGVPLRVLSSFDENNDGSFDQEFQDNVGTLITIDEGDNMEQAIISGIAFNRDEAKIVVRGVPDHPGIASAILSPIGRANIEIDMIVQNLSTNGTTDFTFTVNRTDMDKTMKVLENEVKDEIGAKEILANDEVVKVSLVGVGMRSHAGVASLMFQTLAENNINIQMISTSEIKVSVLIQEQYLEKAVKSLHTAFGLDREDGESKIAGL; from the coding sequence ATGGCGTTAATAGTACAGAAATACGGCGGCACCTCGATGGGCAGTATCGACCGCATCAAAAACGTCGCCAAACGAGTCAAACGCTGGCATGACAACGGTCATCAAATAGTTGTTGTCGTCTCTGCTATGAGCGGCGAAACCAACCGTTTGATTGATCTAGCACGCCAAATTAGCACTCAGCCTGATCCCCGTGAATACGACCAAATGGTCTCAACCGGTGAGCAAGTATCGATTTCATTGCTTGCTATGGCGATTAAAGAGCTTGGTGTAGGCGCTCGTTCATTTACTGGTCGTCAAGTCGCGATTAAAACGGACAATGCCCACAATAAAGCCCGTATCGAAAGCATCGATGACAAAAATATCCGTGAGCAACTTGATGCAGGCAATGTCGTCATCGTCGCAGGCTTTCAAGGTATTGATGACGAAGGCAACGCGACCACATTAGGGCGCGGCGGCTCTGATACCACAGGTGTCGCTATTGCTGCTGCCTTGGGTGCTGATGAATGTCAGATTTATACCGATGTTGATGGCGTTTATACCACTGACCCTCGTGTAACCTCAAAAGCCAAAAAACTTGAAAAAATTACCTTTGAAGAAATGCTGGAGATGGCAAGTCTTGGCTCTAAGATTTTACAGATTCGTTCGGTAGAATTCGCGGGTAAATATGGTGTACCACTGCGCGTATTATCTAGCTTTGATGAAAACAACGATGGTAGCTTCGACCAAGAATTTCAAGACAATGTCGGCACCTTAATTACGATAGACGAAGGAGACAATATGGAACAGGCAATCATCTCAGGTATCGCTTTTAATCGAGACGAAGCAAAAATAGTCGTGCGCGGTGTACCTGATCATCCTGGTATTGCCTCTGCTATCCTAAGCCCGATTGGTCGTGCCAATATTGAAATTGATATGATAGTGCAAAACCTCTCTACCAATGGCACCACCGACTTTACTTTTACTGTCAACCGTACTGACATGGACAAAACCATGAAAGTACTGGAAAATGAAGTCAAAGATGAGATCGGTGCTAAAGAGATATTGGCTAATGATGAAGTCGTTAAAGTCTCTTTAGTCGGCGTCGGCATGCGCTCTCATGCTGGTGTTGCGAGCCTCATGTTCCAAACGCTTGCTGAAAACAATATCAATATTCAAATGATATCAACCAGCGAAATCAAAGTGTCTGTCCTTATCCAAGAACAGTATTTAGAAAAAGCCGTTAAATCACTACATACCGCATTTGGTCTGGATCGTGAAGATGGCGAAAGTAAAATCGCTGGGCTATAA
- a CDS encoding NAD(+) kinase: MENSAQSARLPHLHESELFHAIKNPAFRRIGLMGRAGKRSVTQSLVQIAQTINEMNLTLIMDVQTANLPTLNLTEIEKVKIVKRSLIGEICDLVIVVGGDGSILHAAEALARYRVPVFGVNRGRLGFLADVKPDEAAFKLRQVLMGDYQLDHRFLLTMEIREGRTIIHEDMALNDIVLHAGKSVHMIDFQMKIDGQDVYRQHSDGLIAATPTGSTAYALSGGGPIIHPSMDAICLVPMHPHTLSSRPIVVSGNSEVCIRIHEDNRTQPMVSADGKPSVPLEQEQRLYIRKHPDKLTLLHPPGFDFYEACRTKLHWNVHAEEFSLDVDDDIMDDE, encoded by the coding sequence ATGGAAAACTCAGCGCAATCCGCAAGATTGCCGCACTTACATGAATCAGAGCTGTTCCACGCTATCAAAAACCCTGCTTTTAGGCGTATTGGGCTTATGGGCCGCGCTGGTAAACGTAGTGTCACTCAAAGTTTGGTACAAATTGCCCAGACTATCAATGAGATGAATCTCACATTGATTATGGATGTGCAAACGGCGAACTTGCCCACTTTGAACCTTACTGAGATTGAAAAGGTCAAAATCGTTAAGCGTAGTTTGATTGGTGAGATTTGTGATTTGGTCATCGTTGTTGGCGGTGATGGCTCGATATTGCACGCGGCTGAAGCGTTGGCACGCTACCGTGTGCCTGTATTTGGCGTCAACCGTGGTCGGCTTGGTTTTTTGGCGGATGTAAAACCTGATGAAGCGGCGTTTAAATTGCGCCAAGTCCTGATGGGTGATTATCAGTTGGATCATCGTTTTCTATTAACGATGGAGATACGAGAAGGGCGTACTATCATTCATGAAGACATGGCGCTCAATGATATCGTATTGCATGCGGGAAAATCGGTTCATATGATTGATTTTCAGATGAAAATCGATGGTCAAGATGTCTATCGTCAGCATAGTGATGGTTTGATTGCAGCAACGCCTACCGGTTCAACGGCCTATGCACTCTCTGGCGGCGGTCCCATTATTCATCCGAGTATGGATGCTATCTGTTTGGTGCCCATGCATCCCCATACGCTGTCTAGCAGACCGATTGTGGTGAGCGGTAATAGCGAAGTATGCATTCGCATTCATGAAGACAATCGCACTCAGCCGATGGTCAGTGCCGACGGCAAGCCAAGCGTGCCACTTGAGCAGGAGCAACGGCTCTATATTCGTAAGCATCCAGATAAGCTTACTTTATTGCACCCGCCAGGGTTTGATTTTTATGAAGCTTGTCGCACTAAATTGCACTGGAACGTCCATGCTGAGGAATTCAGTCTTGACGTGGATGATGATATTATGGACGACGAATAA
- a CDS encoding HopJ type III effector protein, which translates to MSIRQSDVSALLNGLDKKAIGFNDVISFIDDFYRYAPAPFVNGMVHNAAGENEGSAKIFGFAKHHGLNQLDTLKLFGEHYAKVQATPNGTDHANIRNFLHWGWQGFLMQKNPLTVRPSVDTTAL; encoded by the coding sequence ATGAGTATCCGCCAATCAGATGTATCGGCTCTACTTAATGGTTTGGATAAAAAAGCCATTGGATTCAATGATGTCATCAGTTTTATTGATGATTTTTATCGCTACGCACCTGCCCCGTTTGTGAACGGTATGGTACACAATGCAGCTGGTGAAAATGAAGGTAGTGCGAAAATTTTTGGCTTTGCCAAGCACCATGGTCTGAATCAATTGGACACGCTAAAACTGTTTGGCGAGCATTATGCCAAAGTTCAAGCAACTCCTAACGGTACTGACCATGCCAATATCCGCAATTTTTTACATTGGGGCTGGCAAGGGTTTTTGATGCAAAAAAACCCATTAACGGTTCGCCCTAGTGTTGATACGACGGCGCTTTAA
- the mrcB gene encoding penicillin-binding protein 1B, with product MQTSNSKLPNTKLTQSSKSVNHTLPSQQRGLVFSSLILIVIIAGMVLLALYLIKLDRTITHKFEGKRWDIPAKVYSQPLELYQGASVDKDTMKTWLELLNYQSNKAYDRTGTYHRSGNTYFIHTRGFTYSANDVDKEQVIKMTIAGNKIESVQSTLPAKSGIIRLEPVSIGGIYPDSNEDRLVVSLDEVPQPLIDALIATEDRAFYEHKGVSIRGIARAVLNNFSGGSRQGGSTITQQLIKNFYLNSDRTLKRKANEALMAVLLELHYSKDEILQTYLNEIYLGQNGNRSINGFGLASQFYFDKPLNELRLDQQALLVGMAKGPSIYNPRRHPNDSKARRDVVLGNMLAVGSLSQEDYEKALKQPLGVVDKPVEGKSQFPDFLDIVKRELNTVYYSDDLKNEGLIIISTLDPIAQLAADKAVDRKLGELRRNSSKTKDLQGALVSANPETGELVSVVGSGSEFTGFNRAVDAKRQVGSLLKPIIYMTALESGRYNLASSVDDSPITVNLSDGTKWNPKNYDNRDHGYVTFTTALSKSYNQATVRLGMEFGVDTFAKQLQRMGIKEKIPPYPSALLGSVNLSPMDMLGVYQVFATGGFRTPIHSIRTVIDDRGRILQRTGLNTQRSIPPETNFLINYALQDVVKNGTAKRVQSLGSNLNLAGKTGTTNDYRDAWFAGYSGNYVSVVWVGRDDNKPIGLSGGTGALPVWVDYMNRLKLTPVALPEPEGIEWLWLENNSGKLSNERCADARYLPVLSAYLPEEASSCAVGLYQQDRAREQNQQRRSEGLEIPNGEAVDSDNQENSDGSNGNDAESRADTWYDRAVEWF from the coding sequence GTGCAAACATCCAATTCCAAGTTACCAAATACCAAGTTAACACAGTCCTCTAAATCTGTTAACCACACGCTCCCTTCACAGCAGCGTGGGTTGGTATTTAGTAGTCTTATCTTAATTGTCATTATTGCTGGCATGGTGCTCTTGGCGCTATATTTAATCAAACTTGATCGCACCATTACTCATAAGTTTGAGGGTAAGCGCTGGGATATTCCTGCTAAAGTGTATTCGCAGCCGCTTGAATTGTATCAAGGCGCGAGTGTCGACAAAGATACGATGAAGACATGGCTGGAGTTGCTGAACTATCAAAGCAACAAAGCTTATGATCGCACAGGAACCTATCATAGATCAGGTAATACCTACTTTATTCATACTCGCGGTTTTACTTATAGCGCCAACGATGTGGATAAAGAGCAAGTCATAAAAATGACCATTGCTGGTAACAAGATTGAGTCCGTACAAAGCACTTTGCCTGCCAAAAGCGGCATCATTCGCTTAGAGCCGGTGAGTATCGGTGGTATTTATCCTGACAGTAATGAAGATCGTTTGGTCGTCTCGTTAGATGAAGTACCACAACCACTCATTGATGCGTTAATAGCCACGGAAGACCGTGCGTTTTATGAGCACAAAGGCGTCTCTATACGAGGCATTGCACGTGCCGTACTGAACAACTTCTCTGGTGGCTCTAGACAAGGCGGCTCGACCATCACTCAGCAGCTGATTAAAAACTTCTATCTCAATTCAGACCGTACGCTGAAGCGCAAAGCCAACGAAGCGTTAATGGCAGTATTGCTCGAGCTACATTATAGCAAAGATGAAATTCTACAAACGTACCTCAACGAGATTTATTTGGGTCAAAACGGCAACCGCTCTATTAATGGTTTTGGCTTGGCATCACAGTTTTACTTTGATAAACCACTGAATGAGCTGCGCTTGGATCAGCAAGCCCTGCTAGTCGGTATGGCAAAAGGCCCGAGTATCTACAACCCACGTCGCCATCCAAACGACTCAAAAGCGCGCCGTGACGTCGTGCTGGGCAACATGCTGGCCGTTGGCTCACTCAGTCAAGAAGACTATGAAAAAGCGCTAAAGCAGCCACTTGGTGTTGTGGACAAACCTGTCGAAGGCAAAAGTCAATTCCCTGACTTTTTGGATATCGTCAAGCGCGAGCTGAATACCGTGTACTATTCTGATGACCTCAAAAATGAAGGTCTTATCATTATCAGTACTTTAGACCCTATTGCACAATTAGCCGCAGACAAAGCGGTTGATAGAAAATTGGGTGAGCTGCGTCGTAATAGTAGCAAAACCAAAGACTTGCAAGGTGCCTTAGTGAGTGCCAATCCTGAGACTGGTGAGCTGGTATCTGTAGTGGGCAGTGGCAGTGAATTTACCGGCTTTAACCGTGCGGTCGATGCCAAGCGCCAAGTGGGTTCGTTATTGAAGCCTATTATTTATATGACAGCGCTTGAAAGTGGGCGCTATAATCTTGCAAGCTCAGTCGATGACTCACCGATTACCGTCAATCTAAGCGATGGTACTAAATGGAACCCCAAGAACTATGACAATCGTGACCATGGTTATGTGACATTTACCACTGCTTTATCAAAGTCTTATAACCAAGCAACGGTACGCTTAGGTATGGAGTTTGGGGTCGATACCTTTGCCAAGCAGTTACAGCGCATGGGAATCAAAGAAAAAATACCACCTTATCCATCAGCATTGTTAGGTTCTGTTAATCTTAGCCCAATGGACATGCTTGGTGTCTATCAAGTCTTTGCAACTGGTGGCTTCCGTACGCCTATCCATAGTATTCGCACCGTCATTGATGACCGTGGTCGTATTTTACAACGTACTGGACTCAACACTCAGCGTAGTATTCCGCCTGAGACCAATTTCTTAATTAACTATGCTTTACAAGATGTGGTCAAAAACGGTACTGCCAAACGCGTGCAATCACTTGGTAGCAATCTAAATCTTGCTGGCAAAACAGGTACCACAAATGATTACCGCGACGCTTGGTTTGCAGGCTACAGTGGCAACTATGTCAGTGTGGTTTGGGTTGGCCGTGATGATAACAAGCCAATTGGTTTAAGCGGCGGTACTGGCGCATTGCCAGTTTGGGTTGACTATATGAATCGCTTGAAACTGACGCCTGTGGCACTACCAGAGCCTGAAGGTATTGAATGGTTGTGGTTAGAGAACAACTCAGGCAAGTTGTCTAATGAGCGCTGTGCAGATGCACGCTATCTGCCTGTCCTGTCGGCATATTTACCAGAAGAAGCCAGCAGTTGCGCTGTCGGCTTATATCAACAAGATCGTGCTCGTGAACAAAACCAGCAGCGCCGTAGTGAAGGTTTAGAGATTCCAAATGGCGAAGCTGTTGATAGCGACAACCAGGAAAACAGTGATGGGTCAAATGGTAATGATGCAGAAAGTCGTGCCGATACTTGGTATGATCGTGCCGTTGAATGGTTCTAA